In Thermococcus sp., the DNA window GCTGACTCAATCGAATCCGTTAAAGCCCTTATTCCCGGCTCAATAGCTACGCCGAACGTTCCTGAGGCGGAAGCCCTGAGCGGCCTCAAGATACGCTCGGTCAACGACATGAAGGAAGTGGCGGAGACAATAGCCGAGGGGCTGGGAGCAAAGGCCGTCGTCGTCAAGGGTGGCCATCTAAGCTACACAGACGTCCTCTACTGGAATGGTGAATTTTGCGAGTTCTCCGGAAAGAGGGTTGGGGGCTTCACCCACGGGACCGGCTGTGCATTCTCCTCTGCCTTAACAACGTTCTTAGCCAAGGACTTTGAGCTTCCTGAAGCCGTTGAGAAAGCAAAGCGATTCGTCGAGGGGGCAATAAGATTCTCAAAGGCCGAGACGAAAGCCGTTAATCCACTCTGGGAGCTTGAGAGGGATGCCCACCGCTGGAGAGCTAGGGGGGAGCTTGAAGGGGCAGTCAAAGAGTTTGTAAAGCTCGGCGAGAGGCTAAGCCGCCACGTTCCTGAGGTAGGGACGAACTTCGCGTTAGTAACCCCTTTCAACGAAGTCTTCGCAGTTAAGGGCAGGATAGTCCGCTACGGTGAAACGGTTAAGCCCGTGGGGCCGGTTGAGCCTGGAGCGAGCGACCACCTCAGAAGAGCTCTCCTCAGGACGCGCGAGTTCTACCCCGAAGTCAGGGCCGTTCTGAACCTTAAATACTCGGAGGAACTCGTCGAAAAGGCCAAAAAACTCGGTCTCATCGTT includes these proteins:
- the thiD gene encoding bifunctional hydroxymethylpyrimidine kinase/phosphomethylpyrimidine kinase, which codes for MAVLIIAGLDTGGGAGLKADIETVSTLGEHPLPVITSVTYQNPSEVRGYHTLPPEVVGEELRAVKESFEIKAVKIGMVGGGEVAEAVDGETKGLLRVLDPVLASSTGAKLADSIESVKALIPGSIATPNVPEAEALSGLKIRSVNDMKEVAETIAEGLGAKAVVVKGGHLSYTDVLYWNGEFCEFSGKRVGGFTHGTGCAFSSALTTFLAKDFELPEAVEKAKRFVEGAIRFSKAETKAVNPLWELERDAHRWRARGELEGAVKEFVKLGERLSRHVPEVGTNFALVTPFNEVFAVKGRIVRYGETVKPVGPVEPGASDHLRRALLRTREFYPEVRAVLNLKYSEELVEKAKKLGLIVSFYDRREEPEEVKQAERGTMEWGIESAVKRVRERPDLVYHLGDWGKEPMVLVFGGSAAEVLEILHDLVR